The Spirochaetota bacterium genomic interval GACACAGCTCCAGGGCGATGGCGTGTTCCGCGCAATGGCGCAGCAGGGCGGGGTCGCGAGCCGCGCTGGTCGCATGACCTATCCGGTCCGGGTGAAGCGACCTGATCGCGCCCCAGACGCTTCCCGGACCGGCAGCCTCCCCTGCATGGACGTCCGTACGAAATCCTAATTTCCTTGCCCTCTCGTACAACCCGCTGAAGGGCTCCGGCGGATATTCGTGTTCCGAGCCGCCTATCCCTATCCCCAAAATCCCCAGGTGCTTCACCTCGTTAATCTCGTACAGGGTCGTGATCTCACGCTCGGGCCCGTAATCACGGACGAGATCGACCACGAGTTGAATTCGTACGTCGTTAGCCTGGCGGAGACCGCGATGGATTGCGTGGATGATCTCCTGAGGGCGCAGGCCTGATTTTCGGAATAGAGAAGGCGAGACGAACATCTCCGCGTAGCGGATATTCTGCGATGCGAACGCGCGAGCCACGTCTGCGGCGATGAGCGTGAAGTCCTCGTATTCCCTTAAGAACCCGTTTTTCCATGTCCAGGTGTCTATGAAGCCCGCAAAGTCCCTGTAGACGAACCTGCGCCTGAGATCATCGAGCGAGCCGACCGAGGGATCGCCCCCGTATTTATTGATCAGCGACCACATCGTCCCGGCGGGGATTGCCCCCTCAAGGTGGACGTGAAGCTCGATTTTCGGGACGCGATCATAAATATCCATCTCGTATTTTCCCCTGACCCGCAGTATTCGAATCCACGATCCCAACAATGACCAAAATCGTAAATCCGGGCCCGCGGAACGCGGCCCTCACTTTGCCATGGCGCTCTTCTTTAATTTCTCCGGCATCTTCTCGATCGCGTAGCGCAGCGCCGTCCGCGGCATCGCCGCCTTGTTTTTCATGACGTATTCGTGGACGGGATTAAGATGCGCCTGGCTCGCGGCCTTGAGCATCCAGCCGTACCCCTTCTGCACCAGGTCGTCCCCGTCCGCCAGGAGAATATCGGCGATCTCGAAGATGTCACCGAGGAACATTCCCCGGCGCGCGGGGATGATGAGGGAGACCGCCGCCGCCCGACGCATCCAGCGGTTTTTCGAGCGCGCCCATTTTTTTAAATTGGAAACATACGCCGGGTATTTTTCCACGAAGGCGCCCACGGTGTGATTGCAGAGCGTATCGCAGGAGGCCCAGTTGTCCACGTGCTCTTTCACCCATTTCTCGAACACCTTGAAATCACGCGGCTCGTAGTCCTTCCGGAGCGCATACGCCCAGTCGCAGGCGATGAACGATTCCTCCATGGCGCCCGACTGCCACAGCGCATCGCACATGCCGAATATCTCCTCCTTTCCCTTCCCCTTGATTTCCTTGAAATAGCCCCGGGCGATCCGGGTGACATCGGCGGTCTTCACCCCGTAGAGCGTGACGTCTTCCTTGAAAAAGCGCTTCCCGCTCTCGCGGGTTTTTTCGTCGGCCAGCAGTTTCAATTCCTTGCGAATATTCAGAATGACAGGGTTCATGACAGCTCCTTCTCCACATAGTATCCGGAAACCGGGTCCGGCATTTTATACGCGTCTGATTTAATAAAGCTCATGATTCCGCCTAACGCGAATTCGGTGCGCGAGCGGACGGCGCGACCGACGGCGGCCGCGCGTGTATCGCACGCCCGCGTATCGGCCCCCTATATCCTTTCCGAATAGAGCTCCGGGTTGAACCGGATTACACACCTGAAACCGTCATGTTCGGGAAACTCGATGGAGCCCTGCATCTGGTGCCGCACGATGGTGGTGATCATAGCGATCCCGAGCGTCTTCACGTGCGCGAAATCGAAACCTGGGGGCATGCCCACGCCGTCGTCCGCGAACCCGATCTCGATCTCCCCGCCGGGAAGCCGCCGCAGCGATACGCCCAGCGTCCCCCGCGCGCCGTCGGGAAATGCGTACTTGAGCGTGTTCGACACGAGCTCGTTCAACACGAGCCCGCACGGAATCGCGGCGTCGATAAGCACGTCCGCACTCTCCAGGGCGTATTCCTGGTTCACCGCGCCCCCGGCCAGGCCGTAGCTGCTTATCAGGAGCGGGACCAGCTCCTCGATATAATCCTTCAGGTCTATGCGCGAAAGGTTTTGTGACTGATAGAGCTTTTGGTGCACGAGCGCTATGGAGCTGATCCTGTTCGCCGTTTCCTGAAACACCCGGGAGACGGATTCGTCGGCGGCGCGCGCGGACTGGAGCGCGAGCATGGAGATGAGGACCTGCATGTTGTTCTTCGTGCGGTGATAGAGCTCCTTCAGGAGCGTCTCCTTCTCGGCCAGGGACGCGCGGAGTGCCTCCTCCCCGCGCTTGCGTCCGGTGATGTCGCGGATAAAGGCGAGCGTATGCATCTCGCCGTTGAGCGGGAACGAGGCCACGTGTAATTCCGCGAAGAGCTCGGTACCGTCCGCCCGGAGCACCTTCGACTCGTAGCTCAGGGAATCGGTTTCACCCCCTGCCCTCCTGCGTATGTCCTCGCGCACCCTTGCGTGTTCCGAGGGGGGAATCATGTCGAACACGGGGCGGCCTTCTATCTGCGCCGCGGTCTCGTATCCGAAGAGCCGTACGTGCGCGGGATTCACATAACGGTTGATCCCGTCCTTCGAAACGCTGATCGCGTCCAGCGAATGCTCGAAGATCGCCCTGAAGCGCGACTCGCTCTCCCGGACCTCCCGGTAATTTTTTTCCAGGTCCTGCTGCGAGCGGGTAAGCTCATCGAGCGTGGCAGCGAGCTCCTCGTTGGTGGCGTTGAGTTCTTCGTTTGCGGCTTCAAGCTCGAGGTAGGCATTGCGCAGCGCGTCCTCGGATATCTTGCGCTCGGTGATGTCGCGGGCGATACCGCGCGTTCCCTTCATTACGCCGCCGGCGTTCACGGCCGAGGCTTTGAGCTCGAAGAAGAAGGTCGTGTTGTCGGGCCTGCGGCCCAGAAGCTCCGCCATGAAATCGGTGTCGAGGCCGCCCGCGACGAAAGCCGCGAAGCGCGCCACGGCCTCTTCCGTGCCTGTCTCGTCGAAGAACCGGGAGAACCCCCTGCCCGTCATGTCCTCGGGCGCGGGCAGGCCGAACATGTTCGCGAGCGCGCCGTTGGCGAACGTGATCACGCCGCGCGTGTCGGTCATGAAGAAC includes:
- a CDS encoding PAS domain S-box protein, producing MRSVRINFALMEAATLAVVIVFFVIVFMTLQDAIRDDYIRSHKTEIDRIEKIVEVLIGGPAHDLEHFVTMPESAGTVAMMHEFDDLYVVGNDRKIQRILIKGGRSLIFPGYDLAASAPGAFLAGVAEGPVSRSPMFRAVENGELSVYLVHKGGQGWLVGRVGLDQFMNDLKSIAVSTESVIVFASRDGFVLAGTRAPFPLQVLPAESSGVMDLGETAYAFYRKNFAAIENDIVIFSPMAAAYVLIRTTKLIAYLALVVLVIIVALKVSWQNVLIIRPLGDFSAAIRRWKIEGGLPSIPEKFLRYQEIRDLESAFRHSAGIIREYVDMINRSRAALEESEKKYRSLVEEMRDGFFMTDTRGVITFANGALANMFGLPAPEDMTGRGFSRFFDETGTEEAVARFAAFVAGGLDTDFMAELLGRRPDNTTFFFELKASAVNAGGVMKGTRGIARDITERKISEDALRNAYLELEAANEELNATNEELAATLDELTRSQQDLEKNYREVRESESRFRAIFEHSLDAISVSKDGINRYVNPAHVRLFGYETAAQIEGRPVFDMIPPSEHARVREDIRRRAGGETDSLSYESKVLRADGTELFAELHVASFPLNGEMHTLAFIRDITGRKRGEEALRASLAEKETLLKELYHRTKNNMQVLISMLALQSARAADESVSRVFQETANRISSIALVHQKLYQSQNLSRIDLKDYIEELVPLLISSYGLAGGAVNQEYALESADVLIDAAIPCGLVLNELVSNTLKYAFPDGARGTLGVSLRRLPGGEIEIGFADDGVGMPPGFDFAHVKTLGIAMITTIVRHQMQGSIEFPEHDGFRCVIRFNPELYSERI
- the add gene encoding adenosine deaminase; translation: MDIYDRVPKIELHVHLEGAIPAGTMWSLINKYGGDPSVGSLDDLRRRFVYRDFAGFIDTWTWKNGFLREYEDFTLIAADVARAFASQNIRYAEMFVSPSLFRKSGLRPQEIIHAIHRGLRQANDVRIQLVVDLVRDYGPEREITTLYEINEVKHLGILGIGIGGSEHEYPPEPFSGLYERARKLGFRTDVHAGEAAGPGSVWGAIRSLHPDRIGHATSAARDPALLRHCAEHAIALELCPLSNVRTGAVGSHREYPLLVFMEYGTHFSINTDDPAMFGNLLADEYRMIEQSFGISRRGICDIILNSVRTAWMDEAEQKELVEVFSAEIDALMNVDASGG
- a CDS encoding DNA alkylation repair protein, which encodes MNPVILNIRKELKLLADEKTRESGKRFFKEDVTLYGVKTADVTRIARGYFKEIKGKGKEEIFGMCDALWQSGAMEESFIACDWAYALRKDYEPRDFKVFEKWVKEHVDNWASCDTLCNHTVGAFVEKYPAYVSNLKKWARSKNRWMRRAAAVSLIIPARRGMFLGDIFEIADILLADGDDLVQKGYGWMLKAASQAHLNPVHEYVMKNKAAMPRTALRYAIEKMPEKLKKSAMAK